The Microlunatus antarcticus genomic interval CCGATGAACTCGGTGCCCTCCTCGCCCGTCGTCGCGGCCGCGACGGCGTCGTCGAGGCCCATCCGCCGGACCGCCTCGCGAGCCGCGCCCCGGATGTCGATGTTCTGCCCGCCCGTCCGCAGCTCCGGCGCCCGTTCGACCACGACCGCGTCCCACCCCGCCCGTCGCAGCCAGAAGGCCAGGGCCGGTCCGGCGATGCTCGCTCCACTGATCAGCACTCTCGTCACGCCGTGACCCTACCCCGGTCATCAACGACGTTAGCAATCTCGTTGGTAGTCTCGGCGGCATGGATCAGACGTCAGGCGATCCCTCCCCGACGGACCGCGCCCGCGAGCGCCTCGACGGCACTCCGCTGCGCGACCACGACCTCCGCTCGCGGCTCCAGCAGCTGGGGATCCGGCACCGGCACCTGGAGAAGCGGCTGGCTGCGGCGCTGCGGACCGACGTCAGCGGACTCGAGGTGATGGACCACCTGATCGCGCTCGGCCCCACGACGCCGTCCACGCTCGCGACGCGCCTGGGCACCTCGACCGCGGCCATGTCGCTCGTGCTCAACCGGCTCGAGGAGGCCGGGCACATCACCCGTCAGCGCCACCCGGACGACGGGCGCAAGCTCGTCGTGACCGCCGCCGGCCCGAGCACCGAGCAGGTCTGGGCGCTGATCTCGCCCCACACCGACGCCGTCGACCGCCTCATCGCCTCCTACACGCCGGAGCAGCAGGACCTCGTCGAAGGGTTCCTGGACGCCGTGCTCGCCCTGTACGACGACGAGGAACGCCGCCTCGGCGAGAACGCTCCCTGAGCCTCTCGAACGCCGTGGCGTTCGACAGGCTCAGGGGGCGTCCACCGTCCGCAGGGGCTGGCAGTGCGGGCACCAGTAGCTGCGGCGCTCGACGCCGACCGGGCCGAACTCCTCGGTCAGGATCCGGGTCCCGCACCGGCGGCAGTCCTGGCCCGGCCGCTCGAAGACCCAGTGCGCGCCGAGGCGCCGGTTGCCGGTCGTGATCTGGTCGTGGGTGTTCTTGTTCGCCTCGAGGAGCTGCTTGGCCCGCGCGACGACGCGTTCGAGCGAGGGCACGGCCTCGACGGGCGTCCGCGGGTTCACGCCCTGGAGGAAGAGGATCTCGGCGCGGTAGAGCGTCCCGATGCCGGCCAGGTTCCGCTGGTCGAGCAGGGCCTCGCCGACCGTACGGGCGGGGTCGGCGCGCAGCCGCCGCAACGCCTCGTCCGCGTCCCAGTCGTCGCCGAGGAGGTCGGGCCCGATGTGGCCGACGACCGTGTCCTCCGCGTCGGTGCGCACCATCTCGGTGACCGGGAGCCGGTAGCCCACCGCGGCGGCCTCGGCGTTCACCATGAGGACGCGGATCTGCCAGGCCGGCCCGCCGGTCCACTTCTTCCCCGTCGGGTAGACCCGCCAGCCGCCGTCCATCCGCAGGTGCGTGTGGAGCGTCCAGCCGTTGGCGAAGCGGGTCAGCTGGTGCTTGCCACGCGAGGCGACCTTGAGCACCTCGACGCCGGTGAAGTCGGTGGTCGCGAGCTGCGGCACGCGCAGCTCGCAGCGCGTGAGCACTCGCCCGGCCAGCGCCTTGTCGAGCTGCTGGCAGGCCAGCCAGACCGTGTCTCCCTCGGGCATCGGCCCAGTCTGCCGTCCCTGCCCACGTCACCCGGGGGGACTCAGGCCGCCCGGCCCGACAGCGCCCGCAGCATCACCGACACCCACGTCCGGTACGGCCGCCACGTCTCGCCGACCGCCGCCAGCTCCGCCGGGGTCGGCGGGTGGTCGAAGCCGTACACCTCCTGCACGACGTCGCGGACGTGCGACTCCCCGACGACCATCGCGTCGGCGTGACCGCAGGCCCGGACGACGATCAGCGAGGCGTAGAAGGGGCCGATGCCGGGCAGCCGCTGCACGCGTTCCTCGGCCTCGGCCTGCGGCAGCGCGCGCAGCTCGACCACGTCCAGCTCGCCCCGCTGCGCCGCCTCGGCCACGGCGTGCAGCCGGGGGACCCGGTCGGCGGGCAGACCCGGCAGCGACTCGAGGCGGAGCAGCGCGCCCGGCGTGGGCACCGCCTCGGTCACGACGCCGGCCAGCTCGACGCTCGCCCCCAGCGCCTGGGCCAGCCGGCGTCGGACGCCGATGCCCTGGGCGCGGGCCCGGCGGGCGCTCACGATCGACCAGACGGCGGCCTCGTACGGGGAGTAGAAGAGCGCGGGGCGGAAGCCGGGCGCGACCGCGTGCACCGGGGCGAGGACGGGATCGGCCTCGCACAGCGCGTGGAACGCGGCCCCGTCGTGGTCGGCGGACACGACCCGCGCGACCTGGGTGGCGGCGTCCTGCACCTCGGCGTCGGAGAGGGGCGCCTGGTCGCCGGCGGGCGTGATCGTCAGGTCGAGCCGGTCCCCCACCTGCCGCACCTCGACCCCGACCTGACGCTCGAGATCGCTGTCGAGGCAGAACGCCAGCCGCATCACCCCGTCGTACGACGCCTCGTCGCGGTGACCGAACCCCATCAGGGCGACCTCGCGGAGGTCGTACGGTCCGGTGACGGTCAGGGACGCGGTCCTCGTGCTCATGCGCGCGATCCTGCCGGGCCCCTCCGACAGCTCCACCCGCGGCTGCCGCCCTACCCTGGGCCCATGGTGTCGACGCGGGGTCGCTGGCTGCGCCGGGGAACGGTCGCCCTGGTCAGCGCGGGGTTCCTGGCCGGCGCCGCGGTGCTGGGGTCGGTCGGCTGGGTCCGCGCGACGGCGTCGGGGCACACGTACGCCGACCGCGACCTCGCCCTCGTCCCGGCCACGCCCGTCGCCCTGGTCCTG includes:
- a CDS encoding MarR family winged helix-turn-helix transcriptional regulator is translated as MDQTSGDPSPTDRARERLDGTPLRDHDLRSRLQQLGIRHRHLEKRLAAALRTDVSGLEVMDHLIALGPTTPSTLATRLGTSTAAMSLVLNRLEEAGHITRQRHPDDGRKLVVTAAGPSTEQVWALISPHTDAVDRLIASYTPEQQDLVEGFLDAVLALYDDEERRLGENAP
- a CDS encoding Fpg/Nei family DNA glycosylase encodes the protein MPEGDTVWLACQQLDKALAGRVLTRCELRVPQLATTDFTGVEVLKVASRGKHQLTRFANGWTLHTHLRMDGGWRVYPTGKKWTGGPAWQIRVLMVNAEAAAVGYRLPVTEMVRTDAEDTVVGHIGPDLLGDDWDADEALRRLRADPARTVGEALLDQRNLAGIGTLYRAEILFLQGVNPRTPVEAVPSLERVVARAKQLLEANKNTHDQITTGNRRLGAHWVFERPGQDCRRCGTRILTEEFGPVGVERRSYWCPHCQPLRTVDAP
- a CDS encoding DNA-3-methyladenine glycosylase family protein; the protein is MSTRTASLTVTGPYDLREVALMGFGHRDEASYDGVMRLAFCLDSDLERQVGVEVRQVGDRLDLTITPAGDQAPLSDAEVQDAATQVARVVSADHDGAAFHALCEADPVLAPVHAVAPGFRPALFYSPYEAAVWSIVSARRARAQGIGVRRRLAQALGASVELAGVVTEAVPTPGALLRLESLPGLPADRVPRLHAVAEAAQRGELDVVELRALPQAEAEERVQRLPGIGPFYASLIVVRACGHADAMVVGESHVRDVVQEVYGFDHPPTPAELAAVGETWRPYRTWVSVMLRALSGRAA